The sequence CAGCCGCGACCCGCGCGGCAAGGACGCATTCCGTTGGAGGTAACGATGGCCACCATTGGCAGAGTGCTGACGGCGATGGTCACTCCCTTTTCCCCCGACGGGTCGATCGACGAAAAGCGGACGGCCCAACTGGCGCAGGCCCTCGTCGCAAGCGGTTCCGACGGCCTCGTCGTCACCGGCACCACCGGCGAGTCGCCCACCCTGTCCCATCGCGAAAAGCTCCGTCTCTACGAGATCGTGCGCGCCGCGGTTGGCCCGGAGACGGCGGTTATCGCCGGCACCTCCACCTACAACACTGCCGAAAGTGTCGAACTGACGCGGGAAGCCGCTCACCTGGGGGTCGACGGATTCCTCCTCGTGGTGCCGCCCTACAACAAGCCGACCCAAGAAGGAATGTACCGCCACTTCGCAGCGATCGCCTCGGCGACGACGCTCCCCTGCATCCTCTACAACGTTCCCGGCCGCACGGGCTCAAACCTGCTGCCGAGCACGGTGCTCCGCCTCCGCCAGTTCGCCAACATTGTCGGCATCAAGGAAGCCAGCGGCGACCTCGAGCAGATCGCCACGATCATCGAAGCGGCAGGACCAGAGTTCCGCGTTTGGAGTGGTGATGACAATCTGACCCTGCCGATCTTGGCGGTTGGCGGCTACGGCGTGATCAGTGTCGCCTCTCATCTCGTCGGACGCCAGATCCAGGAGATGATCCACGCGTTTCTCGCCGGCCAGAATGCCCGTGCCGCGGCGATCCATCGCCGCCTCCTGCCTCTCGTCAAGGCGCTCTTTGTGGTCGGAAACCCGGTTCCGGTGAAATATGCCCTCGGCGTCGCGGGGTTTCCGGTCGGCGAATGCCGGTTGCCGCTCTACGGGCCCGATGAAGAGACGGCGCGGATTATCCGCCATGCGATCGAGCGCCAGCAGATCGACTTGCCGATGGCGACAACCGCCTAGCATCGCTTTCCCTGCGGGGGCGGCTGTGAGGTGCCCCGCGTCTGCGGCCGTGACCATCCTCACCCGGCTGTTCTCCTGCAGCCGCCCTGCGCTTGGGATACCGTGTCGCTGGAGCGAGCGGGACGCGGCAGAGGGGCGGCGGGCGCGCTGGTGAAGCTGCGTGGCGGCGTGGCCCGGCATCTGCTTCCACGGCGGGCGCACTCCTCGTTCGCCCGGCAGGTCGGCGCCGCGCGAACGAAGGCAGCATCTTCATTCGAGCAGCCGAGCGCCGTGCTAAGATTGAGACGCAATGCTCGGCGTCTTGCTCGGTGGCCGCTACCGTCTCGAACGAGAAATCGGCGCCGGGGGCATGGCGCAGGTCTTCCGAGCGACGGATGAGGCACTCGGCCGGGTGGTCGCGATCAAGATGCCGCGCGACCAGTATGCCGAGGACCCTCTCTTCCGCGAGCGGTTTCTCCGCGAGGCGCGCGCGGCGGGCCGGCTCTCCCATCCCAACATTGTCGCGGTCTATGACGTCGGTGAGCAGGGAGGGCGGCCGTTTCTCGTCATGCAGCTGGTCGAGGGGCCAACGCTGCGCGAGGAGATTGCGCGCCGGGGGCCGTTGCCGATTGCCGAGGCGGTTGCCTATGCCCAGCAGGTCGCTGAGGCGCTGGCCTACGCCCATCTCAACGGCATTGTCCACCGCGATGTCAAACCAGCAAATATTCTGCTGACGAATCCTCTCGGGAGCGCCAGCCCTTCCGCCCGCCGAGCGCTCCTCTCCGACTTCGGGATCGCCCGCTCGATCGGCGAAGCGGGACTGTCATCAAGCCACGAAGTGTTCGGCACCGTTCACTATCTTGCCCCCGAGCGAGCGCTCGGCCACGAGGCGACGCCCGCTAGCGATGTCTATGCGCTCGGCGTCGTCCTCTACGAGATGCTGACCGGCCGGGTCCCGTTCAGCGCCGATACGCCCATCGCCACGGCGCTCGCCCACGCGCGTCAGCCGGTTCCGCCGCCGCGCGCCTTCAATCCCGCTCTCCCCGCCGCTCTCGAGCGCGTCCTCCTCCGAGCGCTTGCTAAGAACCCTGCGGAACGCTTCCGCACGGGCGCCGAGTTCGCGGCCGCGCTTGCGGCCATCCGCAGCGGCGCCCTCAGCGACACCGAGCGCTACGCTCCGGTGGCTCAGCCAGTGGATGCCGCTGATGCCCGGACCGTCGCTGCTGTGCCTGTCGTTGCCGCTGCGGCCGCCGACGGCGAGCGCGGCGGCGGGTGTCTCTGGCTGTGGGCAGCGCTCGGCGTCTTGGTCGCCGCCTTCCTCTTTGCGCTTGGGCTGCTTGCTGTTGCCAATCGCCACCAGCTAGGCGCGGCGGCGCCCGTTGCGCTGCCGACACGAACTGCCACCCCCGCTCCTCCTACCCCTACCGCCATTCCGCAAGTGCGCGTTCCGGCCGTCGAGGGGATGGACGCCGCGGCGGCGCGAACGGCGCTCCGCCAAGCGGGGTTCGAGGTTCGGGAGGGGGCCCAGGAGTTTCATCCGACGGTTCCAGCCGGCCGGGTGATCCGCACCGCTCCCCCGGCGGGACGCCTCGCCGCCGCAGGCTCGACGGTAGAACTGGTGGTGTCGAGAGGCCCTGAGCTGATCGAAGTGCCTGCGGTGCAAAATCTCCTGCTCGCCGACGCCAAGAAACGCTTGGAGGAGGCGGGGTTCGAGGTGGTCGAAATCGGGGAATGGAACAGCGCCGTTGCCCGCGACACCGTGCTCCTCCAAACCCCCCGCGCAGGCGAGAGGGTACCGCGCGGTTCGCGGGTAACCATTACCTACAGCCTCGGGCGCGAGCGGACCCGGGTGCCCAATGTTGTCGGCATGCGCGAGGAGGAGGCAAAACGGGCCATTGAGCAGGCGCGGTTGCGCAATGCGCCCTATGTCAACTATCAGACACGGCGTGACCTGCCCGAGTCGGTGCTGAGCCAAGTCTGCGTTGGCTGCGTTCTGAGCAGCACGCCCGCGCCGGGGACCGAAGTCGATCTCGGC comes from Dehalococcoidia bacterium and encodes:
- the dapA gene encoding 4-hydroxy-tetrahydrodipicolinate synthase, with product MATIGRVLTAMVTPFSPDGSIDEKRTAQLAQALVASGSDGLVVTGTTGESPTLSHREKLRLYEIVRAAVGPETAVIAGTSTYNTAESVELTREAAHLGVDGFLLVVPPYNKPTQEGMYRHFAAIASATTLPCILYNVPGRTGSNLLPSTVLRLRQFANIVGIKEASGDLEQIATIIEAAGPEFRVWSGDDNLTLPILAVGGYGVISVASHLVGRQIQEMIHAFLAGQNARAAAIHRRLLPLVKALFVVGNPVPVKYALGVAGFPVGECRLPLYGPDEETARIIRHAIERQQIDLPMATTA
- the pknB gene encoding Stk1 family PASTA domain-containing Ser/Thr kinase yields the protein MLGVLLGGRYRLEREIGAGGMAQVFRATDEALGRVVAIKMPRDQYAEDPLFRERFLREARAAGRLSHPNIVAVYDVGEQGGRPFLVMQLVEGPTLREEIARRGPLPIAEAVAYAQQVAEALAYAHLNGIVHRDVKPANILLTNPLGSASPSARRALLSDFGIARSIGEAGLSSSHEVFGTVHYLAPERALGHEATPASDVYALGVVLYEMLTGRVPFSADTPIATALAHARQPVPPPRAFNPALPAALERVLLRALAKNPAERFRTGAEFAAALAAIRSGALSDTERYAPVAQPVDAADARTVAAVPVVAAAAADGERGGGCLWLWAALGVLVAAFLFALGLLAVANRHQLGAAAPVALPTRTATPAPPTPTAIPQVRVPAVEGMDAAAARTALRQAGFEVREGAQEFHPTVPAGRVIRTAPPAGRLAAAGSTVELVVSRGPELIEVPAVQNLLLADAKKRLEEAGFEVVEIGEWNSAVARDTVLLQTPRAGERVPRGSRVTITYSLGRERTRVPNVVGMREEEAKRAIEQARLRNAPYVNYQTRRDLPESVLSQVCVGCVLSSTPAPGTEVDLGTEVFIAVRGRD